The following DNA comes from Hyphococcus flavus.
TCTTTCTGAATATCCTTGCCGATTTCACGGAAATGGCGTTTCACGGCTTCCCAAGCGCCGCGGGCGGTAATGCCCATGACTTTGTGGTCGTAACCAGCAGAGCCGCCAGATGCGAAAGCATCGCCCAGCCAGAAGCCGTATTCTTCTGAAATGGCGTTCGCAGTATCTGAGAATGCCGCCGTGCCTTTATCGGCTGCGACAACTAGATAGGGATCGAGGTCATCCCACCGCACCAGGCGGGCAGGGGTTTTGACCTCGCCCTGAACGATATTGTCGGTAAGGTCGAGCAGGCCGCGAATAAAGACTTTATAAGCCTCACGCCCCTCTTCGTAGATGGCGTTGCGATCGCCGCCGAGCGGTAATTGCTTAGGATAAAAACCGCCTTTTGACCCGGTTGGGACGATCACTGCGTTTTTAACGCGCTGTGCTTTGACGAGGCCTAAGACTTCCGTACGGAAATCTTCCCGGCGATCCGACCACCGCAGGCCGCCGCGAGCGACCGGTCCGAACCGCAGATGCACGCCGTCCACACGAGGCCCGCAAACAAAAATCTCGCGATAAGGTTTTGGCTCGGGCAGTTCAGCAATTTTGTGCGAGTCAATTTTGAAGGAGATGTAGGTTTTAGGATTTCCATCCTTGCCACGCTGGTAATAGTTCGTTCGCGTCATCGCATCAAACAGATTCAAAAAGCGGCGAATGATCCGGTCTTCATCCAGGCTGGAAACATCGTTGAGCGCATCTACAACCGTCTGGTTCGCAAGTTTGGCGTCTTGCATGCGTTGATCAGCGTCTTTTGGTCCGTCCGGATTGAACCGTGCGTGAAACGCAGCGACCAGCATTCTGGCGATAGGGGAATTCTTTGACAGCGCTTCTTCGATGTAGGTTTGAGAGTAGGGAAAACCAGCTTGCATGTGGTGGCGTGCGGCAGCGCGCAACAACCACGCTTCGCGCCAGTTGATGCCGGCGGTTAAAACCAGTTCGTTAAAGCCGTCGTCTTCCGTACGGCCTTCCAGCACGGCAAGGATTGTTTCTTCAAAAGCTTCCTTGACTTCATTCAGAATAATTTTTTCACCGCGCCCGTGCTCGGTATAAAAATCATGGACCCACAATGAATCGTTTTTGGCATCGCCATGGGGCGTGACGCGGTGGCTTGCTTCCTGAAGAACACCCAGGCCGAGATATTCAATTGTAGGAATAAGCTTCGACAACGCCATTGGCGCGCCCTGTTTGTATATTTTTATGCGAACAATTGATTCAGCATCATCCGGGAGGCGATATGCGCGAATTCCAATGGGCGCATCGTTAAGCTTCTCTAGGGCTGCAATGTCCTCAAGCGCTATCTCTGGCGGTGTCGATTCGCGGTAGCCTGCGCCAAAAGCATCTTCGTATTTTTCAATCAGGGCTTCGGGTGCGATCCCGTCATGGGCTTCGCGCATGGCGTCGAGCAGCCCATCGCTCCAGGTTCGGCAGATTTCACGGACCTGACGGGTAAGCTCAACGATACCGGGTCCTTCTGGTGCCCCCTGGTTGATGCCGATGATAAAATGGACCCGCACCAGAGAAGCGTCGCCAAACGAAGGTGAGAAGGAAAGCACACGTCCTTCGAACGTGTCCGCTAAAAGCTGGCCGGCGCGCTCGCGAATGTCGGAATTGAACCGGTCACGCGGAACGTAGAGAAGGGCGGATATAAACCGGTCGAACCGATCTCTACGCAGAAAAAGTTTTACGCGCGGACGCTTAAACAAACGTAAGATGCCAAGGCAAATCTCACAAAGCGCATCTACGTCGATTTGGAATAGTTCGTCTCGCGGATAGCTTTCGAGAATGTTGATCAGTGCTTTTTCATTGTGGCCGCCGGGTGTGAATGCCGTCGCTTCTAGCACCTTATCGACTTTGGCGCGGATCAGAGGGATATCCGACACCGGGCGGTTGTACGCTTCGGCCGTGAACAGACCAACAAACAAGTCTTCGCCTATGGGGGCGCCGTCCGGAGAATAATTTTTAACCGCCACATAGTCCATGAACGCGCGACGGTGCGTAAGGGATTTGGAACTGGACTTGGCGATGATGATTGGTTCTTTGGAATCCAAAAACGCCGCTACAGCAGGCGACAGTTTTCCATCCGGCTGAAAGGTGGATTTTAAAACCTGCCGGCCAGGCGCCGTTAAGATGCCAAGGTCATTCCCTTCATCGGGAATAAGGTTTGGAACGCCTTTTTCTTCTGAATAGTTGAAGCGGCGAACGCCAAGAAACGCGAAACGATTATCCCAAAGCCATTTCAGAAACTGAACGGATTCTCGTTGTTCGTCGGCTTTCATGCCCGGCAAGCGCGAACGTTCTAGTTGCGCAATGCAGCTCGCCAGTCGCGCTCGCATGGGCTCCCAGTCAGCGACGGCGATCGTGACATCTGCGAGAACGGCGTCAATATCGTTTCGGAGTTCTTCAACCTCACTTTCAGCGACCGGCGGTTCCATCTCAACGTGGATCATGGACTCACGGATATTGGCCGCGCTTTGGTCACGCTTGCCGGTAGCGCTTCGTGAAACGGATACAACGGCGTTAGAAAAAAACGTCACAGGTCTTCCGGCGTCAGCAAGGGCGGCTGAGATGGAGTCGACGAGGAAAGGACGATCGTCCGTGACGATGTCTAGGACGAGACGACTATCGGTCCACTTTTTCCCTTTTTCAACTCGTAGGGAAATTTTGCTGTCGCCGGATTTTCTGGTCTGGCTGTGTTTCCATGCCTGGCCAGCGCGATCCAGCAGTGACTGAGGTCGAGACCAGATTTGGTCTTCGCCTGTTGCATAAAGCACGAGCTGTTCGAGATAGCTCCGGAACGCTGCAGAGGGCGCGCCGTTGTCGTCAAAATCGCCGACCTTCTTTTTTTGCGCCAGCGAAATAACTTGTTCAAGAATGTGACTGTCTTCGTCCGTCAGAAACCCGTCCGGCATATCGCTTCCTTTGCGATTATTTGTTGTCCGTCATAGCGTGAAGACTTTGAGAATGTCTAACAAAATAGACGGATTTAAGGGGCAAGTTACGCCCCCTTCATAAAGGAAATGCGAAAGGTCTGTCGAACAGGAGTGTCAGGCTTGAAGGGCCTGTGATCCATCCTTGGTATGGCTTGCATACCCGGCGCTTGGCGTTTCGATTTCCCGTCTGATGAAGGCAGTGCGCGGATAGCGCCGGCTTGCGCCTTTTTCAAGGTATCGATTGGCGATCCGCAGTCCGGTCATTCCAAGAATAGCGGTGGATATGGCGGCCAGCACAAGGCTCGTTTCCCCCGCTCTGAGGCCAGTCAAAATTGCAAAGAGAGCGCCTGGCGCGGCCAGAGCAGCGGCGCTGAAAAAATGGGCCGAGTGCAACAGGGCGGCGGCGAAAATCGCAAACAGGGCTAACGCAGTAATTTGAAGGGCCAGGGCTGTTGGCGCGTCGACGGGCGCCAGTAGGATCGGCGCGCTTCCAAGGACAACACCGAGAACCGACAGGCTTGACGTATAGGCCGCCCGCCATCGGAAAGGACGGTCAGCCAGGTTCGCGCCGGCGCGGAATTGACTGCGCAAGCGGCGGCACACCCATAATGCGCCTAGAGCCATTAACCCCCAAGCGAATGCGCGTCCGGGGTATACGCGTCCAGCTACAACCGCCAGATAGACGGAAACCCCAGCTAAAAGCGCAAGGCCAGGCGCGCTCCATCGGGAAAGAACGTCAATCAGATGCAACCGCGCCGCGCGCGATAGAGAGGAAGACTTACGTTTTCGCGGCTCAATCGGCGCGTGTTGCGCAAGTTCCTGCAATTCCCGGACATTTTTCGCGTGCAATGAAGCGCTGGTCATCTGGCGCGGATCCTTTTGCCTCACACCCATGGGAGTATGCAATCGTTAACCAATCGTTAAACATCGCCATGAGGTGATTTTCGGATCAGGTCGAGGCTGAAATTCGACGGTGTTTTAATTATTGTCCGGCGTCTCAAGAGAGACTTCAATCGTAACACCCTGACGCGCCAGATCTCCGCGCAAGACAAGTGCGTCGATGTTTGTCGGGTCTAGTTCCAACGCCCTGACGACGTCTTGCGCGGCATGCTCGTAATTTGCGAGCGTATAAAGACCGCGCCCGCGCAGAACATAGGTTTCAACACTCGCAAAACCTGCTGCTTCGGCGGTATCAGCAGCCCTCACAACGTCCTTCCAGCGGTCTTGAGCGGCGTAGACTTTGGTTGCGGTCAAATATAGCTCTCCCGAGTCCGGCACTAGGAAGAGTGCGTCATTTAGTGCTTGTTCAGCTCGGTCCGGTTGCTCAGCTTCAAGCCAAGCATAAGCCGCCTGATCGTAGAGACGCGCACGAACATAATCGTCACCAGCATCGTTACGTTGCGCAATTTCTTCAAGACGCAAGGCGGCGAGCTTGGGATACCCAGCTTTCAAGTCAGCGCGGGCTAGGCAATGTCGGGCTTCCGAGCCGCCGCCCTCACTTACCCATTGCTGAGCGGCGATACGGCCCAACT
Coding sequences within:
- a CDS encoding NAD-glutamate dehydrogenase translates to MPDGFLTDEDSHILEQVISLAQKKKVGDFDDNGAPSAAFRSYLEQLVLYATGEDQIWSRPQSLLDRAGQAWKHSQTRKSGDSKISLRVEKGKKWTDSRLVLDIVTDDRPFLVDSISAALADAGRPVTFFSNAVVSVSRSATGKRDQSAANIRESMIHVEMEPPVAESEVEELRNDIDAVLADVTIAVADWEPMRARLASCIAQLERSRLPGMKADEQRESVQFLKWLWDNRFAFLGVRRFNYSEEKGVPNLIPDEGNDLGILTAPGRQVLKSTFQPDGKLSPAVAAFLDSKEPIIIAKSSSKSLTHRRAFMDYVAVKNYSPDGAPIGEDLFVGLFTAEAYNRPVSDIPLIRAKVDKVLEATAFTPGGHNEKALINILESYPRDELFQIDVDALCEICLGILRLFKRPRVKLFLRRDRFDRFISALLYVPRDRFNSDIRERAGQLLADTFEGRVLSFSPSFGDASLVRVHFIIGINQGAPEGPGIVELTRQVREICRTWSDGLLDAMREAHDGIAPEALIEKYEDAFGAGYRESTPPEIALEDIAALEKLNDAPIGIRAYRLPDDAESIVRIKIYKQGAPMALSKLIPTIEYLGLGVLQEASHRVTPHGDAKNDSLWVHDFYTEHGRGEKIILNEVKEAFEETILAVLEGRTEDDGFNELVLTAGINWREAWLLRAAARHHMQAGFPYSQTYIEEALSKNSPIARMLVAAFHARFNPDGPKDADQRMQDAKLANQTVVDALNDVSSLDEDRIIRRFLNLFDAMTRTNYYQRGKDGNPKTYISFKIDSHKIAELPEPKPYREIFVCGPRVDGVHLRFGPVARGGLRWSDRREDFRTEVLGLVKAQRVKNAVIVPTGSKGGFYPKQLPLGGDRNAIYEEGREAYKVFIRGLLDLTDNIVQGEVKTPARLVRWDDLDPYLVVAADKGTAAFSDTANAISEEYGFWLGDAFASGGSAGYDHKVMGITARGAWEAVKRHFREIGKDIQKEAFTVAGVGDMSGDVFGNGMLLSEKIRLVAAFDHRDIFFDPDPTPSKSFKERKRLFELPRSSWQDYDKELISKGGGVFSRSAKSIELTPEIRAALDVTEKTMTPSELIRAILKSPIELFWLGGIGTYFKADGEENWRVGDRANDSVRINADEIRASVIGEGANLGLTQLARIEYARNGGRINTDAIDNSAGVDSSDHEVNIKILLSNAVEHGELKQEERNPLLASMTDDVADHVLRHNYDQTRAVTQMEVTAAQDLDVYARFMATLEREGRLDRAIEYLPDLDQLGQLRQQNLGPTRPDLAVLLAYAKLWLFDELVASEAPDDPMFERELFGYFPEALHKYNRAIISHQLRREIIATRLSNEIVDTCGVNFVQRAADTAGVDFAAVSLAYEAVRRIYNLHDFAASVDELDNKSSAQLQTALYLEASALLKEQTFHLLDDPQAREDILNKGLKSVVGRYAEAVEEFKSALPDILPPDAAVALEDRYLRWIAQDAPEDVARNAAAIPALEFAFDIVNLATESGWSNPGVGGVFFAIGRVFNIDAVREKARREPPSDHFDKIAIRQTIEDLTARQRQLTMRVIAFSKAEPKSAPAKWTQKTIEKWCESATEAVTTFEQTSNELDLAGAVSVGKFALFTRALDALLLATDRN